A DNA window from Luteibaculum oceani contains the following coding sequences:
- a CDS encoding non-ribosomal peptide synthetase, translating into MREDLLQSKKAVDYWFNKLKTPIDPLRLGVYTNEDRTRIEHKEKLNLAIGKLIDQRSNNKDFSKFILFQAPLFLLGSKLSNSDFIRSLSPALNDNNPNGFLFTEAEISGDMKVKELFRHLQEDLKKAWSQQSAAVAELKTKLEANNCGFEDNFHFGYAYENLAPINETSNFDVQVASEGGNYFITFRAFTQNHNEFVLKELAWSYQELLGAMLQNPEASLGSLSLLSKDQLSHLDAFNETTSNLPFRSLLDYFLEQAEKTPEKIALEDAVCTLTFEQTLRQIQILQNEMVASDVKAGDVVAVCAPRSVLQPLTLLACQSVGAIYLPIDFNNPPDRTNFIVEDANTKLVISSKDFKVDVDASVYQWSLNKSLPEKEYPFEPIAPEAPCYIIYTSGSTGKPKGVVIRHDALGNYIHSIQDRHDEWFAEEDRCLSMANPAFDVALYEYALAFHTGCTLYVLEEERVVNPEKVAECLRNEKIAFCYLPPIYLQEIGEIIANNPQDFVLKKLHVGLEAILDEKLQRFLDALPQLEILNGYGPSEITVGSNYFRVTSQEPKKRVVPIGTAILNTQLFVLDRHGQRAPVGVAGELFVGGIGLAIEYLNRPELTREKFAIHKHIHPHKIYATGDRVVMDKEGNVHFIGRIDNQLKIRGYRVEPGEIEKVLMQHEAVSEALVVAARKDGQLELCAYLVSTETSQTVLREYLGSTLPAYMIPSSWNFIPRIPLTRNGKPDRKNLPEPKFFIESAQVATAETELQKQILASFEAVLHCKMGINDSFFDYGGNSLKAAKLVAHLFDNHKISVPFRSVFQFYTVAGLAASLSADDHSKSIYEIEKAPSLAYYPLSHAQKRMYLTQAVDPKSTIYNMPGAFFINGRVDFERFEDAFLNLIQRHEGLRTRFVQKEGSTVQEIIDKNEFKIEWLSRNEETIEEVLTRFIRPFDLASGNLLRIGCCKWSTDKYLMLIDMHHIVSDGVSASQFLREFDAIYKGKHLKTQAYHYKDFAYWLNNLSESTVQKQEQFWKDQLQGLQPLELPFDKIPAEEDHSRGENFEVHLPAKISEDLFNKAKALKSTPYTLVLSAYQLLISQWANKKDVSIGTVYAGRLNPKMEEVLGMFVNTLPHRLDLSEVDSIDELIEKNNRLRLQIYENQCYPTEDLAEVLEIEVPRHKHPYFQTLFVYQNIEFDEFAFEGLEIEPIASNERVAKFDLTLEVEEKEKAFVLRFNYPASAFQKTTMERLGDGLVTILKKIADNSQLSIGDVSFIPEKEAELMERFSFGEDIPAPPFASIVEAFSSQVLKNGDRICVEDDTTALSYKEVDAKSNQLAALLIESGIAPEECVGILLPRSIDYLICILGIMKAGGCFVPFDVNHPSKRIKNLMNDAGIKKMLANQEQIENRKKDQLELLNLSVLPEKEYKYQLPKGNQLAYVLYTSGSTGQPKGVEIEHASLMHTLWSERDILRLSESTVTLQQTNPVFDVALLEFFLPLLVGGKLFIPNHEKVLDFEYLIPLIKNKKVTNFQGTPSLYRSMIESGVRLEEDHHLSVICVGGESLDPALFKSLRSFVGDRVFIDNHYGPTEASIDVICNQNLRSFNENIIGRPYPNTEIRILNWQDAICGVGTPGELCISSPGLARGYRNDPEKTQKAFKYHQHLGGKRYYHTGDLAKWTKEGEIHFLGRIDDQIKIRGQRVELGEISSQMRSLNGVRYSQVLLHQDGNDKFLVGYYKADRNVAWREELLEILPEAIVPWHFVEVKDWPLTSNGKTDTQKLRRLGQNVLVSKKGEVVLPKNELQSQLLVIWKDLLDRNNLGITDNFFEVGGHSLKATQVISRVHKELKLDLKLADLFQNPTIEGLSKILEKGQAFETEQLKPIEKADSYPLSAAQRRLFVLHQFQEQQSAYNLPAAFKLIGDLNIKALEKAYQQLVDRHEALRTSFHVKDQLPVQVIHDNLKVNIQLERHPTKSPSEIERIAAKDAVDPFDLGKAPLIRLKVLEQQANEFICLFNMHHIISDGWSINILIQELLAFYHAELEGEELRLADLSIQYKDFGAWQNNLLESEAGKKMAAYWMHQFSGEIPMLDLPTDRSRPKIKTNVGTAISFNFNGKLSSEIQAYCQQKEVSPFMFVLALTKVLLYKQSGQKEIVIGTPVAGREQLETENLIGCFVNTLALKSAIPSESLFEQFLQVLKESTLEAFAHQQYPFDRLVDEVVVDRDTSRSPLFDVMVVMENYDETDAQFSGLKMEGIEVERQVSKFDLSFYFKEKTEGLHVLLEYNTDLFDRWRMDSLLEQLQTLASQVIHRPDVPINQLKATSPKDIDTIREFNNTQTAPYPETTLLSKMDEGRASYAGLPALEFQGKIYSHQEAHELSDKIAAGLIDRLKIKANDIVALAIERSEWMPIAILGILKSGAAYLPIDPNTPESRLNFILEDSKAKGLISDLHPNGLRIEDLIQTKSKLPAVSHSAKNLAYVIYTSGSTGAPKGVMIEHGALLNRLNWMLEAYPISTSDVILQKTNYTFDVSVWEMLLWCISGTKLSILNPGGEKDPTEINRAIENGVSVLHFVPSMLSVWLEYLESMTEKPILESLRLVYVSGEALNKNQVDRFQNLFGSRVQLVNKYGPTEAAIDVTHFDCARASEFSAIPIGRPISNIRIYVLNKNLQEQPIGTPGELCIAGDGLARGYLNREDLNRQKFVAAPHLNEEKIYRTGDLVSWLPQGEIAYHGRLDFQVKIRGFRIELGEIEQQLLSMDKVDNAAVITIKDESGQDQVIGYFTGKNTIDVNEITTALGKNLPAYMLPNQLIQLETIPTTANGKLNRKELPLRLDKQFSQEKWSSPIGAAENELAEIWKGLLGLDQVYRENNFFHCGGDSIKAIQLSARLLKMGRSIEIGQIFQYPTLQAMAAAMENGLIDIPQDPLEGALPLSPIQKRFFRKNFENINHYNQAVLLELPDNYEEKTLEKALTLLLQKHDGLRAQFKKQGKEWLQTIVPASEFNFPEIIGRNAALSLTDELLNSWQASLDIEKGKLMNLGVVNHNQRNYLHWVCHHLIIDSVSWRILSEDLAATYTQLALGSSVQLPPRTHSIKDWLNGYNSLLEAGDNDWANFWQEKIAIENLEVPKTKNAKSDSFRVSISPEQTQIIIKDYAGKGYNVNDVLLAALSKSVQHWKGKSSVKILLEGHGRNGHPALNLSQTVGWFTSVYPYELKNEQFWNLSDLLEFHKNQRSLLPHEGASYDFWVDKLDKELNEPEVEFNYLGHLNNATKDRTDFGLAPLDTGLSVAVSNIDRIRLSITAAIAQGILHIQFESRTGVDNEAIGQLASIFEANLQQMLNAFAEVRTFESENQEVLMELEKPFHCLTKGKKQSIFFMPPALGAYFAFREVADQLHDFNVYAANYLNDENRFEKYFNYISKVQPAGELILGGYSGGANLSYELAVYLEQKGRRVSQLIFIDGKCAEKEERFEEKDLEKQVISLIGAPDEKPVHPLLSDPKVRESISAKIKSYDALLYRMVHSTQLAKTTIYQISSEESRSNGIATQGWEKLCEKFIHFNGYGLHREMLQGEHLVKNCEWIVEAINQEITSTKNLLAH; encoded by the coding sequence ATGCGCGAGGACCTACTGCAATCTAAAAAAGCTGTCGATTATTGGTTCAATAAACTCAAAACCCCTATCGACCCCTTAAGATTAGGAGTTTATACCAATGAGGATAGAACCAGGATAGAACATAAGGAGAAACTTAATTTGGCCATTGGCAAGTTGATAGATCAGCGAAGCAATAACAAGGATTTTTCGAAATTCATCTTGTTTCAAGCTCCCCTGTTTCTTTTGGGTTCTAAACTGTCGAACTCCGACTTTATTCGAAGCCTTTCTCCTGCATTGAACGACAATAACCCCAATGGTTTTCTTTTTACGGAGGCCGAAATTTCGGGGGATATGAAGGTGAAAGAATTGTTCAGACATTTGCAAGAGGACCTAAAAAAAGCATGGTCTCAGCAATCGGCTGCTGTTGCTGAGCTCAAAACAAAGTTAGAAGCCAATAACTGCGGGTTCGAAGACAATTTTCATTTTGGGTATGCGTATGAAAATCTGGCGCCGATTAATGAAACATCCAACTTTGATGTGCAGGTGGCTAGCGAAGGAGGAAACTACTTTATTACGTTTAGGGCCTTTACTCAAAATCACAATGAATTTGTTTTAAAGGAGTTGGCATGGTCTTATCAGGAGTTACTGGGTGCTATGCTCCAAAACCCCGAAGCTTCTTTGGGATCTTTATCCTTGCTCAGTAAGGATCAATTGAGCCACCTAGATGCATTTAATGAAACCACAAGTAATCTGCCATTTCGATCATTATTAGACTACTTTTTAGAGCAGGCAGAAAAAACACCAGAAAAAATAGCTCTGGAGGATGCAGTCTGTACCCTAACTTTTGAGCAAACGCTTCGGCAAATTCAGATCCTGCAGAATGAAATGGTGGCAAGTGATGTTAAGGCTGGGGATGTTGTTGCCGTTTGTGCTCCGAGGTCTGTTCTACAACCCTTAACTCTGTTGGCATGCCAGTCGGTTGGCGCCATCTATTTACCTATAGACTTCAACAATCCACCGGATAGAACCAATTTTATCGTAGAAGATGCCAATACTAAGCTGGTTATCTCTTCAAAGGATTTTAAAGTAGATGTTGACGCTTCCGTTTACCAATGGTCTTTAAACAAATCGCTACCAGAAAAAGAATACCCCTTTGAGCCCATTGCACCTGAAGCCCCCTGTTATATAATTTATACGTCGGGCTCTACGGGAAAACCTAAGGGAGTAGTAATCCGCCACGATGCACTTGGAAACTATATTCATAGTATACAAGATCGGCACGACGAGTGGTTTGCAGAGGAAGATCGTTGCTTAAGTATGGCCAATCCAGCCTTTGATGTTGCCTTATACGAGTATGCTCTTGCTTTTCACACTGGGTGCACGCTTTATGTTTTAGAGGAAGAACGCGTGGTGAACCCAGAAAAAGTAGCCGAATGTTTACGAAATGAAAAAATCGCGTTTTGTTATCTGCCGCCTATTTATTTGCAGGAAATTGGTGAGATAATAGCCAATAATCCGCAAGATTTCGTTTTAAAAAAATTGCACGTTGGTTTAGAGGCCATCCTGGATGAAAAACTGCAAAGATTTTTAGATGCACTACCACAATTAGAGATTTTAAATGGATATGGTCCCAGTGAAATAACAGTGGGATCTAATTATTTTAGGGTTACTTCTCAAGAACCCAAAAAACGCGTAGTACCTATTGGTACAGCCATTTTAAATACGCAACTATTTGTATTAGATCGGCACGGACAAAGGGCTCCGGTTGGTGTTGCAGGAGAGCTCTTCGTCGGGGGAATAGGTTTGGCTATTGAATATTTGAATAGACCCGAATTAACTCGGGAAAAATTCGCTATTCATAAGCACATTCATCCTCATAAAATTTATGCTACCGGCGATCGAGTTGTGATGGACAAAGAGGGGAATGTTCATTTTATTGGGAGAATAGATAATCAGCTTAAAATTAGAGGATACCGGGTAGAGCCTGGTGAAATAGAAAAGGTGTTGATGCAACACGAGGCGGTTTCCGAAGCTCTTGTTGTAGCAGCAAGAAAAGATGGCCAGTTGGAGTTATGTGCCTACTTGGTAAGTACAGAAACATCACAAACGGTTTTACGTGAATATTTGGGCAGTACCTTACCTGCATATATGATTCCATCGAGTTGGAATTTTATCCCAAGAATCCCTTTAACTAGAAATGGAAAACCGGATAGGAAGAATCTCCCTGAGCCTAAATTTTTTATTGAATCTGCCCAAGTTGCCACAGCAGAGACCGAGTTACAAAAACAAATTCTAGCTTCGTTCGAAGCGGTTCTCCATTGTAAAATGGGTATTAACGATTCCTTCTTTGATTATGGAGGAAACTCGCTTAAAGCGGCAAAATTGGTGGCTCACCTTTTTGACAATCACAAGATATCGGTTCCATTTAGATCTGTTTTTCAGTTTTATACGGTTGCAGGATTGGCGGCCTCATTGAGTGCTGATGACCATTCTAAATCTATTTATGAAATAGAGAAAGCACCTTCCCTAGCATACTACCCATTATCTCATGCCCAAAAGCGCATGTATTTAACCCAGGCTGTAGATCCTAAGAGCACCATTTATAACATGCCTGGAGCCTTCTTTATTAACGGAAGGGTAGATTTTGAACGGTTCGAGGATGCCTTTTTAAACCTGATTCAAAGACACGAAGGACTGCGGACTAGGTTTGTGCAAAAGGAAGGGAGTACTGTTCAAGAAATCATTGATAAAAACGAATTTAAGATCGAGTGGTTAAGCCGTAACGAGGAAACTATTGAAGAAGTCTTAACCCGCTTTATACGCCCCTTTGATCTGGCCTCTGGAAATTTACTGAGAATTGGATGTTGCAAATGGTCTACAGATAAATATCTGATGCTGATAGATATGCATCATATTGTTTCTGATGGAGTTTCAGCCAGTCAGTTTTTACGCGAATTTGATGCCATATACAAAGGCAAACACCTGAAAACTCAGGCCTACCACTATAAGGATTTTGCCTATTGGCTCAATAATCTTTCAGAAAGTACGGTTCAAAAACAGGAGCAATTTTGGAAGGATCAATTACAGGGATTGCAACCCTTAGAGCTTCCCTTTGACAAAATACCCGCCGAAGAGGATCATAGCAGGGGTGAAAATTTCGAAGTCCATTTGCCTGCCAAGATTTCCGAAGACCTTTTTAACAAAGCGAAAGCATTAAAATCTACTCCATATACACTGGTTCTTAGTGCCTATCAGCTTTTGATAAGTCAATGGGCTAATAAAAAGGATGTTTCTATAGGGACTGTGTATGCCGGACGACTTAATCCAAAAATGGAAGAGGTTTTGGGGATGTTTGTCAACACTTTGCCCCACCGTTTGGACCTTTCCGAAGTAGATAGCATAGATGAGTTGATTGAAAAAAATAATCGACTCAGACTTCAGATATATGAGAATCAATGTTATCCTACTGAGGATTTGGCCGAAGTACTGGAAATTGAAGTTCCCAGACATAAACATCCCTACTTCCAAACCCTCTTTGTATATCAAAACATTGAATTTGATGAGTTCGCATTTGAAGGGTTAGAAATAGAACCTATTGCATCAAACGAGAGGGTAGCTAAGTTTGATTTGACCCTGGAGGTAGAAGAAAAAGAAAAGGCCTTTGTACTGCGATTTAATTATCCTGCTTCGGCATTTCAAAAAACTACAATGGAGCGTTTGGGAGATGGGTTGGTTACCATCCTGAAGAAAATAGCAGATAATTCCCAGTTATCTATTGGCGACGTTTCTTTTATCCCAGAAAAAGAAGCCGAATTAATGGAGCGGTTTTCTTTTGGAGAAGATATTCCAGCGCCGCCTTTTGCTTCTATTGTAGAGGCTTTTTCCAGTCAAGTTCTAAAAAATGGAGATCGCATTTGTGTAGAAGACGATACCACCGCACTCAGTTACAAGGAGGTGGATGCAAAATCTAACCAGTTAGCAGCACTTCTAATCGAGAGTGGTATAGCACCAGAAGAGTGTGTGGGAATATTACTGCCAAGAAGTATTGATTATCTCATTTGCATTCTAGGGATAATGAAGGCGGGAGGCTGCTTTGTTCCTTTCGATGTAAATCATCCGAGTAAGCGGATAAAAAACCTTATGAACGATGCGGGTATAAAAAAGATGCTTGCTAACCAAGAGCAAATAGAAAACCGTAAGAAGGATCAGCTCGAGCTATTAAACCTTTCTGTACTGCCAGAAAAAGAGTACAAGTACCAATTACCAAAAGGAAATCAATTGGCTTATGTGCTCTATACATCGGGGTCAACGGGGCAGCCTAAAGGTGTGGAGATAGAGCATGCTTCCCTAATGCACACGCTTTGGTCGGAACGAGATATATTAAGATTGAGTGAAAGTACGGTAACCCTTCAACAAACAAATCCTGTTTTTGATGTAGCCCTTTTGGAGTTCTTTCTTCCGCTTTTGGTAGGTGGAAAATTATTCATCCCAAACCATGAAAAAGTGTTGGATTTTGAATACCTCATTCCACTTATTAAGAATAAGAAGGTTACCAATTTCCAAGGTACGCCCAGTCTGTACCGAAGCATGATTGAGAGCGGGGTAAGGTTGGAAGAAGATCACCATTTATCCGTGATATGTGTGGGAGGAGAATCTCTAGATCCTGCTTTATTCAAATCGCTCAGATCCTTTGTTGGGGATCGTGTTTTTATCGATAATCACTATGGTCCCACAGAGGCCTCCATTGATGTGATCTGTAACCAGAATCTTCGATCTTTTAACGAAAATATTATTGGTAGACCCTATCCCAATACGGAGATTAGAATTTTAAACTGGCAGGATGCCATTTGTGGTGTGGGTACCCCAGGGGAACTATGCATTAGTTCACCAGGCCTTGCAAGGGGCTATAGAAACGATCCAGAAAAAACGCAAAAGGCCTTTAAATATCATCAACATCTTGGAGGAAAACGATATTACCATACAGGCGATCTTGCTAAATGGACTAAAGAAGGTGAAATCCACTTTTTAGGCAGAATAGATGATCAGATAAAAATTAGGGGACAGCGAGTAGAGCTGGGAGAAATTTCATCTCAAATGCGGTCTTTAAATGGAGTTCGGTATAGTCAGGTTCTTCTGCATCAAGATGGAAATGATAAGTTTTTGGTGGGTTATTATAAAGCCGATCGAAATGTTGCTTGGAGGGAAGAGCTTTTGGAAATTTTACCTGAGGCAATTGTCCCATGGCACTTTGTTGAAGTAAAAGATTGGCCTTTAACCAGCAACGGGAAAACCGATACTCAAAAATTACGCCGTTTAGGACAAAATGTTCTAGTTAGCAAAAAGGGCGAGGTAGTTCTGCCTAAAAATGAGTTGCAGTCTCAGTTATTGGTGATTTGGAAAGACCTGCTGGATAGAAATAATTTAGGAATAACCGATAATTTTTTTGAGGTAGGCGGGCATAGCTTAAAAGCAACTCAGGTCATATCAAGAGTGCACAAAGAACTCAAACTCGACTTAAAATTGGCCGATCTTTTTCAGAATCCTACTATTGAAGGGTTGAGTAAAATACTGGAAAAAGGGCAAGCCTTCGAGACCGAGCAACTAAAGCCCATTGAAAAAGCCGATAGTTATCCGCTATCAGCCGCACAAAGAAGGCTTTTTGTTTTGCATCAATTTCAAGAACAACAATCTGCCTATAACCTTCCTGCGGCCTTTAAATTAATTGGAGATCTTAACATCAAGGCCCTAGAAAAGGCATACCAGCAATTGGTAGACCGCCATGAGGCACTTCGAACTTCCTTCCATGTCAAAGATCAACTTCCTGTTCAGGTAATTCACGATAACTTAAAGGTTAATATTCAATTAGAACGCCATCCAACCAAAAGCCCTTCAGAAATTGAGCGCATAGCTGCTAAGGATGCTGTGGATCCCTTCGACTTGGGGAAAGCACCTCTTATTCGATTAAAGGTGCTGGAGCAACAAGCAAATGAATTTATTTGCTTATTCAATATGCACCATATCATTTCTGATGGATGGTCTATTAATATTTTAATTCAAGAACTACTTGCATTCTATCATGCCGAGCTAGAAGGGGAGGAGTTAAGGTTAGCAGATCTTTCCATTCAGTACAAGGATTTTGGTGCATGGCAAAACAACCTTTTAGAAAGCGAGGCTGGTAAGAAAATGGCTGCTTATTGGATGCATCAGTTTAGCGGAGAAATTCCAATGCTGGACTTGCCTACAGATCGATCCAGACCAAAAATTAAAACCAACGTTGGAACCGCAATTTCTTTTAATTTTAATGGCAAACTAAGTAGCGAAATCCAAGCCTATTGTCAACAAAAAGAAGTGAGCCCTTTTATGTTTGTTTTGGCCCTTACAAAGGTGCTACTGTACAAACAGAGTGGACAAAAAGAAATTGTTATTGGTACCCCGGTTGCAGGAAGAGAGCAGCTTGAGACAGAAAATTTAATTGGTTGTTTTGTAAATACCCTAGCCCTAAAAAGTGCAATTCCAAGCGAAAGTCTTTTCGAACAGTTTCTTCAAGTGTTAAAAGAAAGCACGCTTGAAGCATTCGCTCATCAACAATATCCCTTCGATCGTTTGGTAGATGAGGTAGTTGTGGATAGAGACACCAGTAGATCGCCTCTTTTCGATGTAATGGTGGTAATGGAAAATTACGATGAGACCGATGCGCAGTTTTCCGGGCTAAAAATGGAGGGCATTGAGGTGGAAAGACAAGTAAGCAAATTTGATCTTTCTTTCTATTTCAAGGAAAAAACAGAGGGCCTTCATGTGTTGCTGGAGTACAATACGGATTTATTCGACCGCTGGAGAATGGATTCATTGTTAGAACAATTGCAAACCCTGGCATCTCAGGTAATCCATCGTCCCGATGTTCCAATAAATCAGCTGAAAGCCACTTCACCAAAGGACATAGATACTATTAGGGAATTCAATAACACCCAAACTGCACCCTATCCAGAAACAACCCTTTTGTCAAAAATGGATGAGGGTCGAGCTTCCTATGCAGGATTACCAGCGCTTGAGTTTCAGGGGAAAATATATAGCCACCAAGAGGCTCATGAATTAAGCGATAAAATTGCAGCAGGTCTTATCGACCGATTAAAGATTAAAGCCAATGACATTGTAGCGCTGGCCATAGAGCGTAGCGAATGGATGCCTATAGCAATATTGGGGATTTTAAAATCGGGAGCTGCCTATTTACCTATAGATCCAAACACGCCAGAATCTAGGCTTAATTTCATTTTAGAAGACAGTAAGGCAAAAGGCTTAATATCAGATTTGCATCCAAATGGGCTTAGAATTGAGGATCTGATACAAACGAAAAGTAAACTTCCGGCTGTGTCCCACTCTGCCAAAAACTTGGCCTATGTTATCTACACTTCTGGGTCCACAGGCGCCCCAAAGGGGGTGATGATAGAGCATGGAGCTTTGTTGAATCGATTAAATTGGATGCTAGAGGCCTACCCTATAAGTACTTCTGATGTTATCCTTCAGAAAACCAACTACACGTTTGATGTTTCTGTCTGGGAAATGCTTTTGTGGTGTATTTCTGGAACTAAACTAAGTATCCTAAACCCCGGAGGAGAAAAGGATCCCACCGAAATTAACAGGGCTATTGAGAATGGGGTTAGTGTGCTCCACTTTGTACCTTCCATGCTTTCGGTTTGGTTAGAATATTTAGAGTCCATGACGGAAAAACCAATTCTGGAATCACTTCGATTGGTTTATGTGTCAGGCGAGGCTTTAAATAAAAATCAGGTAGATCGATTCCAAAACCTATTCGGAAGCAGGGTACAACTGGTGAATAAATATGGTCCAACAGAAGCCGCCATAGATGTAACTCATTTTGATTGTGCAAGAGCCAGCGAATTCTCCGCGATTCCTATCGGACGACCTATTTCTAATATCAGGATTTATGTATTGAACAAAAATCTGCAAGAACAGCCAATTGGAACCCCTGGAGAGCTATGCATAGCTGGAGACGGATTGGCGAGAGGCTATTTAAATAGGGAGGATTTAAACCGACAGAAATTTGTTGCCGCACCACACTTAAATGAAGAGAAAATATACCGGACAGGCGACCTGGTTTCTTGGCTTCCTCAGGGCGAAATTGCCTACCACGGGCGACTGGATTTTCAAGTGAAAATAAGAGGTTTTAGAATAGAACTCGGCGAAATTGAACAACAACTGTTATCCATGGATAAGGTGGATAATGCCGCGGTAATTACCATTAAGGATGAATCCGGTCAGGATCAAGTTATCGGGTATTTCACGGGCAAAAATACAATTGATGTAAACGAAATTACCACGGCCCTTGGCAAGAATTTGCCAGCATATATGCTTCCTAATCAGTTGATACAACTGGAAACCATTCCAACAACAGCCAATGGAAAACTAAATAGGAAGGAACTGCCATTGCGTTTGGATAAGCAATTTTCTCAGGAAAAATGGTCTTCACCTATTGGGGCTGCCGAAAATGAACTTGCCGAAATATGGAAAGGGTTGCTTGGCCTAGACCAGGTATATAGAGAAAATAATTTTTTCCATTGCGGAGGAGATTCCATAAAGGCCATTCAGTTAAGTGCACGTCTGCTAAAGATGGGCCGCAGTATTGAAATTGGACAGATATTTCAATACCCTACACTCCAAGCAATGGCTGCTGCAATGGAAAATGGGCTTATCGATATTCCACAAGATCCATTGGAAGGAGCATTGCCATTGTCACCAATTCAGAAGCGCTTTTTTAGAAAGAACTTCGAAAACATAAACCACTACAACCAAGCCGTTTTACTTGAGCTGCCCGATAATTATGAGGAAAAAACACTTGAAAAAGCGCTAACCTTACTTTTGCAAAAGCACGATGGATTAAGGGCGCAGTTCAAAAAACAAGGCAAGGAATGGTTACAGACTATAGTCCCGGCATCGGAGTTTAATTTCCCTGAAATTATTGGGCGTAATGCTGCCTTGTCGCTTACTGATGAGTTGCTTAATAGTTGGCAGGCCAGCTTAGATATCGAAAAGGGTAAATTAATGAACTTGGGGGTGGTCAACCATAACCAACGAAATTATCTTCATTGGGTTTGCCACCATCTCATTATTGATTCTGTTTCTTGGCGAATACTCTCCGAAGATCTGGCTGCCACCTATACTCAACTTGCCCTGGGTAGTTCCGTACAATTACCGCCAAGAACCCACAGCATTAAAGATTGGTTAAATGGATACAATAGCCTCTTAGAGGCTGGAGACAACGATTGGGCAAACTTTTGGCAAGAAAAGATAGCGATAGAAAATCTTGAAGTTCCCAAGACCAAAAACGCGAAATCGGATTCTTTCAGAGTATCAATATCTCCAGAACAAACCCAGATTATTATTAAGGACTACGCTGGTAAGGGGTATAACGTTAATGATGTATTGTTGGCAGCATTGTCCAAAAGTGTACAGCATTGGAAAGGAAAGAGTAGCGTTAAAATTCTGCTGGAAGGACACGGCCGAAATGGACATCCAGCTTTAAACCTTTCTCAAACTGTTGGTTGGTTTACCAGTGTGTATCCCTATGAATTAAAAAATGAGCAATTCTGGAATTTAAGTGACTTACTGGAATTTCATAAAAACCAAAGATCATTACTGCCACACGAAGGGGCTAGTTATGATTTTTGGGTGGACAAATTGGATAAAGAATTAAATGAACCTGAAGTAGAGTTTAATTATTTAGGTCATTTAAATAACGCAACAAAAGATAGAACCGATTTTGGTTTAGCCCCCTTAGATACCGGGTTAAGTGTGGCAGTATCTAATATAGATCGTATTCGCCTTTCTATAACTGCGGCGATTGCACAAGGAATACTCCATATCCAGTTCGAGAGTAGAACTGGGGTGGATAATGAGGCAATAGGACAGTTGGCGTCGATTTTCGAAGCAAATCTGCAACAAATGTTGAATGCTTTTGCTGAGGTTAGAACCTTCGAATCCGAAAACCAAGAAGTTTTAATGGAATTGGAAAAGCCTTTCCATTGTTTGACCAAAGGAAAGAAGCAATCTATATTTTTCATGCCGCCTGCGTTAGGTGCTTATTTTGCCTTTAGAGAGGTAGCAGATCAATTGCATGATTTTAATGTCTATGCAGCCAACTACTTAAATGACGAAAATCGATTTGAAAAGTATTTCAATTACATTTCTAAGGTTCAACCAGCTGGGGAACTTATTCTAGGGGGATACTCTGGAGGGGCGAATCTTAGTTACGAGCTTGCTGTATACCTGGAACAAAAAGGAAGAAGGGTTTCTCAGTTAATTTTTATTGATGGTAAATGTGCTGAAAAAGAAGAGCGTTTTGAGGAAAAAGACCTGGAAAAACAGGTGATTTCTTTAATTGGAGCTCCCGATGAAAAACCGGTGCATCCGCTGCTTTCCGATCCCAAAGTAAGGGAATCCATATCCGCTAAGATAAAATCATACGACGCCTTGTTATATCGAATGGTTCACAGTACTCAATTGGCAAAAACTACCATTTATCAAATCAGTTCAGAAGAGTCTCGAAGCAATGGAATTGCTACGCAGGGCTGGGAGAAGCTATGTGAAAAATTTATCCATTTTAATGGATATGGTTTGCATCGTGAGATGCTTCAAGGAGAGCATTTAGTTAAAAACTGTGAGTGGATTGTTGAGGCTATTAACCAGGAAATAACATCTACTAAAAATCTTCTTGCCCATTGA